One Mycobacterium paraseoulense genomic window, CTTTGATGGTCCGCAGCAGGTTGCGCGGTTCGACCGGCGTCCCGAACTCGGTGGTGAACACCAGCCCCGTATCGGTCCACCGGTCGCCAGCGTGCAGCCGTTCCGCCGCCTGGTGCGCCTTCTGAGCCTTCAGCATCGCCACGATGGCGGGGGACAGCGGCACCGTGCGCCGGGACCGCTCAGATTTCGGTTCGGTGATCGTCAACTCATCATTGACACGGCGAACAGTGCTGCGAACCTTCAGCCAGCCCTCATTGAGGTTGACGTGCTGCCAGTGCAGGCCCAGCGCTTCGCCACGGCGCAAACCGGTCGCCGCGATGAGCACCAGCACCGCGCGGTACCGCGAGCCCTCAGCGGCCTTCAGCACGGCGGAAACATCGTCGGCGTCCAAGTGCCTGGCCTCTTTGTGTTCGGCGCCGGGACGGCGGACCAGCTGGCAAGGATTGCGCGCCACGAGTCCGTCGAGCACCGCGTCATCGAGTGCCCCCCGCAGCACCGTGTAGACACGGCGCACCGTGGCATCCGAGAGACCCCGCCTGCGCAATTCAACGATCAGGCCGTCGATGTCGGTCTTGCGCAACCTGTCCAGCCGCATCGTGCCCAACGGTGGCGGTACGAGATGTTTGCGCACTATGCCGCGACATAGCTCCTTGGTCGACTCTTTACGGTTCGACGCTTCCAGTGATGTGCCCGACCAGTGCGTGAGCCAGTCGGCAACCAGTTGGGATGAATCGCGCACTGGTGCTTGCTCTTTGATACGGTCGCGCGCCTGGTCCAGCTTGTCCCGCACGGCCTCGGCTGTCTTGGCGTACACGGAGTGAGACTTGCGCCCACCTGTTGCCGAGTCGACGTAGCTGATCCGCGCCTCCCAGGTTCCGTTGGGCCGCTGGCGGATTGAGCCTTCACCGGATGCGCGTTTACTCATTGATCAGCCCCGCCTCTCGTGCTTGCGCGATGTAACGCCACGCCTGCCGTTCCGAAGCGCCGAACGCCGCAGTCACGGCTGCGAGCCTCCCGCCTTCGGGTGCGGCCCGGTGTATCTCAGCGACCCGGGCCAGAAACTCCGGCGTGATCTTTCGCCGAGAGGTCATGCGGTCCAGCGTCTTTCGGGCAACGCGGTGAATCGCGTCGTGCCCGCCCTCCGTGTCGGGGATGATCATTCCGACAACGAGGAAAGCCTCGTCTCGAAGCTGGTCCAGTTTGATCGCGACCAAATCCTTCGCGAGAATCGGTCTTTCACCTGACCGCAGTTCGACGCTCACGCAGCCGGGGACACCGCCCCGAACCTCGAACACGATCGTGGCGGTGTCGCTCGTGTAGGTGAGCTGCCGGTAGGTGTAGACGTCGCCTATCGGCACGATGGTGTCGTCGGTGACTTCGACCTGCCCATCGCGCAACTCGTAGACGAGCTTGACCTTCTCAAACGCCATCTGTGCTGGTCCTCCCGTATGCCATCAGACGACAAACTAGTGTCAGTGACATTCTGGCGTGTGGCATGTCATTCTGTCAACGACCGCCCGATTACGGGCTGTCAGCGGCTAACGAACGGAGCGCGCAATGCCTGGGGAGAAACTGCTCGTATCGGTGCCCGACACCTGTGCACAACTCGGGGGTGTCAGTCGCACGACTGTGTACGAGCTGGTGAACAACGGCGAACTGGTCAAGGTGAACATCGGCAGGCGCGGATTCATCACCGCGAAAAGCCTTTCCGCATACGTCGAACGGCTCAGCGAGGCAGCCTCAGCGTGACGAGACGAGAACGCCGCCCCGCTGTTACCACCAGGACGGCATCCGAGTCGAGGTCAACGACTGGCACCAAGCATAACGGTCGACGCCGACAGATGCCGCCAACCAAGGTCTCCACTCTTGTTGTGAAACGCCAGCGCCTCGACTGGAAGGCCGATGTCCTGCCGGTCGCCAAGGAGATAGTCGAGTCCTACGACACCGCCGTGACGCTGCGCCAGTTGTTCTACCGGCTGGTGTCGCTCAAAGAGGGTGAGCGCGGACGCATCCCCAACAGCCACAGCATGTACTGCGCGCTCGCCCACAACACCGCACAGGCCCGCTACGAGGGCAGGTTCCCTGACCTGATCGACCAGGGCCGCAAGATCACAGTCCCCGCGTGCTGGGACTCGCCGCGAGATGCCGTCGAAGCGGTGCGTGACCGGTACCGCCGCGACCGCACCGAGGGTCAGCCGTACCAAATCTTTTTGGGCACGGAGAAAACCGGCATGGTCAACCTGTTGTCGAATTGGTTCGCGGACATGGGCCTGCCGATCATCGCGCTATCGGGCCAGTGCTCCAAACCCTACGTCGACAAGATCACCCGTCGCGTGCGTGCCGACGGCAGACCCGCCGTGCTGCTGTACGCCGGTGACCACGACCCCACCGGCTGGTCGATCCTGCAAAACTTCGTGGACCGCACCGGGTGCTGGATGAATCATGAACTGCCGCAGTGGGATACGTCCACGATGCCGGAACACCTGGGCCGCAAGCGCGGTCACGCCCGGGCATGGAGCGTCATCCCGAACTTCGACCGCTACCGCAAGTACCGGGTCGCGCTCACACCCGAGCAGTGCATCGAGTACGACCTGGCACGCAACGCCGCCAAAGCGAAAGACCCCAACCTCAACAACTTCCTTGCCAACTTTGAGCACACCCTCACCGATGACGAGGTCGACGACGGACTCGGAGTCCAGGTGGAGGTCGACGCACTAGAGCCTCCGCTGCTGCGTCAGCTTTACACCGATGCGATCGACAAGTATTGGGACGCGGACGCTTACGCGGATGCGTTGGCGCAGGAGGAATCCGACATTGACGCGCTCGAACAGGTTCTCAACAAGATTGGAGAACCGGCATGAGCGCATATGAGGGGTTGCTCGACGCGCTGCGCGAACACGGCAGCACCGTCAAGGTGAACGGGGACAGCGCGACCGCGCAATGCCCGGCGCACGCCGACAAACGGCCCTCACTGGGGCTGAGAGCCATCGAGGGCCGTGTTCTCGTGTTCTGCCATGCCGGGTGCCTGACCGAGGACATCATGGCCTGTCTGGGGCTGTCGATGAGCGCTCTGTTCGATGACCGCAAGGGTGCGACCTACGTCTACTCCGATGGTCGCAAGGTGCACCGTGACGCGGACAAGAAGTTCCGGCAGCGCGGAAACACTAAAGGCAAGGCCCTGTTCCATGTGGAGTGCATCGGCGACGCCGAGATCGTCTACGTCCCCGAGGGTGAGAACGACGTGCTGGCCATCGAGTCTGTCGGAGGCGCCGCGGTCTGTAACGCGATGGGCGCCGGGAAAGCCCACCTGTTCGACTGGTCACCGCTGAAGGGCCGCAACGTGGTCATCATTGCGGACCGCGATGATGCCGGGCACGCCCACGCCGACCAGGTGGCCTCGATCCTCGATGACATCGCCGCCGACGTCCGCATCGCCGAGGCCAAGATGGGCAAGGATGCCGCCGATCACATCGCCGCCGGGCACCCACTCGGCGAGCTGGTCACGGTCGTGTCGCCGCTGCTTGCTGGTTTGCGCTCGGCCGCCGACCTGGAAAACATGACTTTTCCGGAGCTGGTCGAGCATGTCCCCAATCTGATCACCGAGGGATTCGGCATCCTGGCCGGATCACCTAAAGTTGGAAAGTCTTGGTTGGCAACAGGTATCGCTTTGGCGTGTGCACAAGGTGGACGGGTGTTCGGCACCATCAAAGTAGCGCCGCGAGCTGTGCTGCTGCTCGCACTGGAAGACGGGGAACGCCGCCTGCAGCAGCGCATGTGGAAACTCAACGGCGACGACCCGTTACCCGAGAAGTTGGACTACCTCACGGTCATCGAACCCGGTCAGGTCATGCCGACGATCAAAGAGTGGCTGAAAGCCCATCGCCACGACGACAATCCGCCGCTGGTCGTCTTGGACACGTTCGGCAAGGTCCGTCCGCAGCGCAAGCCCGGTGAGGATGCCTACATCGCCGACTACCAGACCGGCAGCTACATCAAGCGGGTGGCCGACTCCGTTCCCGGTGCCGCGATCCTGGTCGTTCACCACGACCGCAAGGCGTCGTCGGAGGACTGGCTGCACTCCGTGTCGGGCACTCAAGGTGTGACCGGAAGCGCCGACTACATTCTGTTGCTCACCCGCAAACGCAAGAGCGCGGAAGGTCTACTGTCGGTGACCGGGCGCGACATCCGCGAAAACGAGTACGCGACGCTGTTGATCGACGGAATCTGGAAACTCGAGGGCGGCAGCTTCGGCACGGCGGCGGAGGCAGTCGAGACCCGGCGGGAACGGGAAAAGCTTGGGGATCGTGCACTTGAGGTTCTGGCATTCGTCAACAGTCGAACCGAGACCCGCGCGGCTGACCTGAGTGAGCTTGGTATCGGCCAGGATCAGGCGCGCGTCTGCCTGAATCGGTTAGCTGACTCCGGTCGTATCAACAAGTTTGGTCGCGGACGCTATAAGCCACTGTTACGCGTTACGTCTGTTACGAACGACGAAGAGAATGAAGACAACGTAACAAACATAACGAACATAACAAACCCCTTAGATCAGGAGAACCCGCGGTGCAAGCACTGTGACGATCTTCTCCTGCTCGACGAGTCCCGGCGTCGCGGTTACTGCTCGAAGCCAAAATGTTTGCTGGAACACCAACATCAACAACCGGAGGGAACACACGAAGAAAGATGACCACAATCAAGGCTCTAACGCTGAACGCGTTTGCAGAACTCCCCACCAGCTGGCCCGAGAGCCTGAGCTACAGCGACGGCGTTCTGATCGCGCGAATACACCCGAACTGCAATGGCCTACCGGTGATGAAGAAGTTCTGGCCAGGGCGCTGGTCTACCTGCACCGCGAAGGCGACCTGCGGCGACTGACGATACGTCGATGCAATGCCGAGCGCTCAGGCATTTACGACAAGGATTATGCGAAGGAGTACCGCGAATGTCTGTACGCGATAATGGCGCTGCCGGTGATCGAGCTTAAGTGAAAAACCGTTGCGGCACAACCACTATCAAGTCATCTAGATAGCCTCGCGCAAGATCAACCCGCGACTCCCACAAGCCAAACACAGCACCCGCACGACACCATCACCCCGAAAGGAAAACACCGAAAGATGAACACCGGACGCTACCCCCGGGGTGTCGGACCCGCACCCGCGTTGAACTGCTCGGTGTGCGGACGCCGCATCGGACTGAGAGGCGCACACTTCTTCGTCCAACCCAACGTGCTCATGTGCGGCAAGTGCGCAACCTGGGACAACAACAGCAGGACCGCACACGCGGCGAGATACCCCGACTGCCCCGACACCTGGCACGACATGTGGGATCACTACATCTGCTCAGCCACCCGCGCTGGGGCTTGGTACGTGCTGGAAAGGGCCAAACCCGTTGCGCCACAGAGCGAGTTATGTTGACTCGGTAGCTCAGTGCGACACGCCCAGCGCGGCAAAGCACACAGTGGCCCGCCGCCTCGGGCGTAGCTTCACGCCCGTGATGACCCTCGACATCTTCCTCGCAGCTTTGCACGCACCGCATCTACCAGGCGCGAAATGTGTCGGCAGGGAAAACACCTTCGACAAGGCCCGAGACCGACCCCGACGCCAGGGCGAAAGCGTTGGACATCTGCAAGTCCTGTGTCGCGCTGACCCCCGTGTTCACGGTGGCTCGCATCGTTACCCGCCGACGACAGAACCTAGCGGTGTCATCGCGGGCCGGTACCTCGACGGCAGACGCAACCATCACAACCCCGCCAGAGCACGTCGTAAGACGGCCTGAGATCGCCCAGGAGCCACCAACACCGGCATCCCGGATAAGACCACCACCGGAAAGATGTGTCGACGCTAACGGCGCGGGCATACTTGAACGATGGCAGGCAGACGCGCACCCCGTGTCGGCACACCACCCGGCACCCGGCGCAGCACCCGACGCTGGCGGCAAGTCGCCGCCGCATACAAACAGGACTGCCGCCGACGCGACGCACCCTGCCACATCTGCCGCCAACCCATCCACTACGACGCGCCACCACAAACACCGTGGGCGTTCGAGACCGACCACATCAAACCCGTGCAGTCGCACCCGCACCTGGCGATGCAGCCGAGCAACCTGGCACCCGCTCACGTGCGGTGCAACCGTGCCAGACAGTCAACACCACAACAAGATTGGATACGCCCCGCCTGGTAGCCCGACCCGCCTGCCGAATTAGCCTGGTACCCAACACAATCCATCCCAGCAAACCCGCCTTCCGCCGCCGCCAAATCTCCGCATCCGACCATCCTGACACCATGGAACCCTCCTGACCTGCACTTATGTGAGGGGGGTTGAGTTTCAGCAATGCAACCCTCCGCCGCCTGCTCGGCAGGCGAAATTTTCGCAAACGGGTTCCTCTGTAATTTGCGCAAACCGACAGGCGGGAATTACATGATACGGCAGTACGATTGGTGTCATGCCGACCACCGAGCAACGCAAGCCGACGCCGGAGCACAAGAAGACGCTTCGGACCAAACATCGAGAGGCATAGCAGTGTGAGCGGTGACTTCGACGAGCATGGGACGCGCGCCTCATATGGTCACGGTTGCCGATGTCTGCCTTGCACTCAGGCCAATTCGGCATATCAAAGACACTATCGAGCTGCCAACCTGACGGGCGTTCACGTACGAGTTTCCAGACGTGAGGATCGGATTTCCGGCGACGTGGTCGCATTGCCGACCCGCGCGGACCTGAAGTATCCGCAGCCGAAACGCGTCGGTCAAGTGAATCATTTGAAACAGCCAAATCCGGATGGTGTTGGCTCGGTGGAGCAGGCGGTGTTAGATGAGACCGCACTACTCGCTAAAGCGGCCGAGCGGCCCGCTACGGTGGCCGGTGCGCGCGCGATGGCGCGCATTCTTGACGACGATGCTCTGCTGGCGATGCATCCGCAGGCGGTGCGCCAGCTTCAGGTCATTCTGAATGAATTGCATTCTGTGACAAAGAGAAAGTCGAAGGGCAGGCTCGCGGCGGTGCAGCAGATGACGAAGGTCAAGAGGCTCGGGCCCAGTGCTAAGCGGGCTTCGACCTGACGGGCCGGTTCTGTCCTCAACAGTCATCCTGTGTGTGTCCGGATCAATGTGCTCGTGACAACGCTGGTCGCGCGATCATGGACGACGCCGTCTGACGTCCTGGCGGCGCGCCAAGACGAGGTGGCTTGGCTCAGTCTTTCTGGTCTTTTGCATGCTGTGGCCGCCCATCGGCCGCATCGTGCAATAGAACGCGGATCACGATGCACCATCGAGATGGTAGTTCTGACTCTCTTGGTCGATGAGCCGAACATCGAGCCGCTTCACACCGGCGGGCAGGGTGCACGCCCTTGACGCGACGTAACGACACGATCGCATCGACGCCGCTGGGACATCCCTGAGCCGCCTCGCGATTGCGCCGACGATCACCCAGTCACACCGTCGAAGGATGCCAGACGGGGTAAGGGCCATCGCAGACCTCGTAATACGAGTAGTCGAACGTGTCGGGCCGGACTTTGTCGACGATCTTGCTCGCCAGTTGGATCAGGCCGCGGGTCGTCAGACCGGGCCAGCCCCGCAACTGCCACCCGCCAGCGCGAGGGCACCGCCGATGCGCCGTATACGGCGCCGAGCAGACCGCCCGCGATCGCCGCGACGGTGTCGGTGTCGTGGCCGCCGCGCACCGCCGTGCGGTCAGGCGTTCATCCGGGGAGGCGTCGCACAGTACATCCGACGGCGAAGCCCTGGCTCCAGTCGCCGCGGCCTTCCCATCGCGAGGTAGTGGCGACCACTGACCGCGATACCCGCGATGCGCGGACGCCGCGGAGAGTCCCCACACCTGTCCGGCCCGGGCGGTAACGTCGGTTAGCTTTCGGGTTACCGAACGATGCCTACACCGCCCCAACGGTCGTTGGGGCCGTCGGCGCAGTTATGACGCGGAGGGTTGTGGACATGCCATTGGGAGGCGCTCCGGTGTTCACCGCGTTGGACTGTGCCTTCTTGCAACAGTTCGCGGGCGGTACTCAGACCAGCGATCTCACAGAGGAGCAGACATCCGGCATCGCTGACCTGCGCGCGCGGCTCCTCGAAGCGGCCACCGCGGTCGCTGACCAGCTGTCGGCCGATTGGCGTCCGTTCAAGTCGGATGTGAACCGACCCAGCATCAGCGGCCACGTGGCCAGACTGCTCTGGTCCTGCGCATACCCGTCTGCTTCGCCCCACAAGTCGTTCGGGTTGCAGGTCGCGCTTATCGTGCAGCCCAGCGGCATCGAGCTGTGCTTCTGCCTCGGCGCTGGTGTCAGCCAATCTAAGTCCGGCGACACGCGCGACGAGCTCGCTCGAGAGTTCGCGCGCGTACACGAGCGGATGCAGACCGCGCCCCATGCCGTAGTTGAAAGCGTCACCCAGCGACTCGGGTCCGAATGGTCGTTTCGCAAGAAATGGCTCATGCCGCCGGGGGCCGGCGAGTTCCGGGCCTTTGAGGAGTGGCTCAGCTTCGCTGGCGCCTCGCCCGAAGGCGGAGCCAGCATCTCGAGGTACTTCGCGCCGGAGCAGGTGGACGGTGCCGCACCGGCGTTTGTCGACGACCTGGTGCGATTGGCGCGCGCAGTCCGCCCGCTCGTGGACTGGGTGTATTCGGACGACGGCGCGGACATGCAGGCCGCTGGTCTCGGCTTGCCCGACCAGGCCGTAGACCACGGTGAGTCGGGACGGATGCCACGTGGGTTCCGACGGGACCTCTTCGACGCCGCCGTCGCCGAGTTGAAGCGTGAGCGCCTCGAGCATGGTGACCTACATCAGCTGGCGTGCCGCCAGCTAGCTGCGTGGATCGAGCAGCGAGACACCCTGACCGATGATGCCCTCTGGGCCGGTCTTCGCGACCGCTTCCTGCCGTTCGGGCATGTCGAGATCGACGGCAAGAGGTACGACGCGAAGTCGCCGACCCCGCTTAACGACGCCGAGCTCCGTGCCGCGGAACGAGAGGGTCGCGTCACTGCACATGGCAACCTTCACTGGACCGGTCTCGCTCGAGCGGTCGGCAGCGAGCGGGACGACGTGCCGGCGATCAGGGCTGCGATCGACTGGATCCTGGACGAGACCATCCCGTTCGACGATCGCATCGCTGCCCTCGTGGGTGGTGATCGGCGCGTCCGCGGCTTCGGCATTGCGGTCTGGACCGGCTTCTACGCGATGGTTCGCGATTGGGAACAGCCGGCGGTCAACGAGACGGTAAAAGGGGCATACGCGAAGCTCGGCTGGCCGCTGGTACAAGATACTCCCCCGGCTCAAGTCGCAGAGGTCAAAGCACGTGGGGAGCTGCTACTCGCCGAGAGTGGGCTTCGTTCGCTCTCCGACATCGACTGGGTGTATTGGCGCGTCCTCGCCATGGAGTCGACGGACACCCCCACGACACGGGTGGACACCGGATCGTGGTGGCTCTTCCAAGGAAGCCCGGATCGCTACGACATCGATCGTGCGGTCAGTGAGCTCGAGCGCCTGACGTGGACGACGAGTCGGTACGCTTCCGAGATCAAGGCTGGGCATCGCGTCTTCCTCTACCGCACCGGGAAAGAGGCCGCGGTCATCGCGCTCGCCACCGTCGAGTCCAACCCGGCGGAGATGCCAGAGTCCGAGAGCGAGCTTGCCTATTTTCGGAATGCGAGCGATGACATGGCCGGAACCGCTACGAGGGTCTGGTTGCGGATCGACCGCATCGTCGAGCCGCCGGTCACGCGCGATACGCTGGAGGCCGATCCGGACCTTCGCGACTTGGCGAACCTCAAGTTCGCGAGTGCCACCAACTACCCGGTGCCACCCGAGCTCGCGTCACGACTTCTCGCGCTCATCGCTGCCGAACCTCCTGAGAGCGTGAATTGGAGAGATGCGTCCGCGGTGCCGCGTGTCCTGAAGAGCGTCACGGCTGGCGCGGGTCTCTGGTTCGAGTCGTGGGTGCTCGAAGACCTCTACCTCGCACTGCGCACCAAGCCGTTCTTGATCCTCACCGGGCTATCAGGCACGGGGAAGACGAAGGTCGCACTGGCGCTCCAGGATCTGTTGACCGACGAGGACACTCGTGCCTTCGTCTCGGTTCGCCCGGACTGGGTCGATGGCAAGAGCCTGCTCGGCTACCACAACCTCCTCACCGATACGTTCGTCGCAACCTCAACGACGCGCCTGCTGCTCGACGCCGAAAAGGAGTTCAAGGCCAAGGGACGCGATGCC contains:
- a CDS encoding HNH endonuclease signature motif containing protein, coding for MAGRRAPRVGTPPGTRRSTRRWRQVAAAYKQDCRRRDAPCHICRQPIHYDAPPQTPWAFETDHIKPVQSHPHLAMQPSNLAPAHVRCNRARQSTPQQDWIRPAW
- a CDS encoding ADP-ribosylglycohydrolase family protein; protein product: MRGGHDTDTVAAIAGGLLGAVYGASAVPSRWRVAVAGLARSDDPRPDPTGEQDRRQSPARHVRLLVLRGLRWPLPRLASFDGVTG
- a CDS encoding helix-turn-helix domain-containing protein; this encodes MPGEKLLVSVPDTCAQLGGVSRTTVYELVNNGELVKVNIGRRGFITAKSLSAYVERLSEAASA
- a CDS encoding McrB family protein, with translation MFTALDCAFLQQFAGGTQTSDLTEEQTSGIADLRARLLEAATAVADQLSADWRPFKSDVNRPSISGHVARLLWSCAYPSASPHKSFGLQVALIVQPSGIELCFCLGAGVSQSKSGDTRDELAREFARVHERMQTAPHAVVESVTQRLGSEWSFRKKWLMPPGAGEFRAFEEWLSFAGASPEGGASISRYFAPEQVDGAAPAFVDDLVRLARAVRPLVDWVYSDDGADMQAAGLGLPDQAVDHGESGRMPRGFRRDLFDAAVAELKRERLEHGDLHQLACRQLAAWIEQRDTLTDDALWAGLRDRFLPFGHVEIDGKRYDAKSPTPLNDAELRAAEREGRVTAHGNLHWTGLARAVGSERDDVPAIRAAIDWILDETIPFDDRIAALVGGDRRVRGFGIAVWTGFYAMVRDWEQPAVNETVKGAYAKLGWPLVQDTPPAQVAEVKARGELLLAESGLRSLSDIDWVYWRVLAMESTDTPTTRVDTGSWWLFQGSPDRYDIDRAVSELERLTWTTSRYASEIKAGHRVFLYRTGKEAAVIALATVESNPAEMPESESELAYFRNASDDMAGTATRVWLRIDRIVEPPVTRDTLEADPDLRDLANLKFASATNYPVPPELASRLLALIAAEPPESVNWRDASAVPRVLKSVTAGAGLWFESWVLEDLYLALRTKPFLILTGLSGTGKTKVALALQDLLTDEDTRAFVSVRPDWVDGKSLLGYHNLLTDTFVATSTTRLLLDAEKEFKAKGRDARPYILLLDEMNLARVEHYLSDYLSVLESRRLTPDGELTSDPIVLHTMDSGLPSSGDSGVVPPTVSLAPNVYLIGTVNIDETTHPFSRKVLDRANVVELFDVDLTKSGVVGSTAVTVTERRQVRGHFARGGRFVDLAEPSLSTPWLTELVEVNAVLARDRLHFGYRVRNEVLAFVEQAGDGGLLGEGEEARRVALDVQLLQKVLPKLAGSRERLERPLRGLLTVCLAPAARHDDRARRLADDPERLFTTMEKIAGGDGWSARDQIAAATGDVPDSLDGEDEEVADETESIAQAEPSGIPAASAMGRPDPWPLRTDELRYPRTARKIARMLLQLRDEGYASFFE
- a CDS encoding tyrosine-type recombinase/integrase; its protein translation is MSKRASGEGSIRQRPNGTWEARISYVDSATGGRKSHSVYAKTAEAVRDKLDQARDRIKEQAPVRDSSQLVADWLTHWSGTSLEASNRKESTKELCRGIVRKHLVPPPLGTMRLDRLRKTDIDGLIVELRRRGLSDATVRRVYTVLRGALDDAVLDGLVARNPCQLVRRPGAEHKEARHLDADDVSAVLKAAEGSRYRAVLVLIAATGLRRGEALGLHWQHVNLNEGWLKVRSTVRRVNDELTITEPKSERSRRTVPLSPAIVAMLKAQKAHQAAERLHAGDRWTDTGLVFTTEFGTPVEPRNLLRTIKVAAARAGVDNVGVHTLRHSAAVAWLEAGVHIKAVADLLGHSSISITGDIYGHTSDATTRAAVDGLSGALGL
- a CDS encoding DUF6214 family protein, producing MAFEKVKLVYELRDGQVEVTDDTIVPIGDVYTYRQLTYTSDTATIVFEVRGGVPGCVSVELRSGERPILAKDLVAIKLDQLRDEAFLVVGMIIPDTEGGHDAIHRVARKTLDRMTSRRKITPEFLARVAEIHRAAPEGGRLAAVTAAFGASERQAWRYIAQAREAGLINE
- a CDS encoding AAA family ATPase → MSAYEGLLDALREHGSTVKVNGDSATAQCPAHADKRPSLGLRAIEGRVLVFCHAGCLTEDIMACLGLSMSALFDDRKGATYVYSDGRKVHRDADKKFRQRGNTKGKALFHVECIGDAEIVYVPEGENDVLAIESVGGAAVCNAMGAGKAHLFDWSPLKGRNVVIIADRDDAGHAHADQVASILDDIAADVRIAEAKMGKDAADHIAAGHPLGELVTVVSPLLAGLRSAADLENMTFPELVEHVPNLITEGFGILAGSPKVGKSWLATGIALACAQGGRVFGTIKVAPRAVLLLALEDGERRLQQRMWKLNGDDPLPEKLDYLTVIEPGQVMPTIKEWLKAHRHDDNPPLVVLDTFGKVRPQRKPGEDAYIADYQTGSYIKRVADSVPGAAILVVHHDRKASSEDWLHSVSGTQGVTGSADYILLLTRKRKSAEGLLSVTGRDIRENEYATLLIDGIWKLEGGSFGTAAEAVETRREREKLGDRALEVLAFVNSRTETRAADLSELGIGQDQARVCLNRLADSGRINKFGRGRYKPLLRVTSVTNDEENEDNVTNITNITNPLDQENPRCKHCDDLLLLDESRRRGYCSKPKCLLEHQHQQPEGTHEER